The Planktothrix sp. FACHB-1365 sequence GCTATTGCCAACCATAATGACACCGTTACCCTCCATCTAACTTCCCTTGAGTCTAGCAGTTCCATCCTACTGTGGAAACGGTACAGCGAAATTTACCCAAATATCAAAGAAACTCAACAACTCACCCTCCCCTCCCGTACTTTGGATAGTCTTCTCGAAGAACTCCATCTGTCTCCCATTGACTTTAATATCCTGATTCTTGATATCCAAGGCGCTGAACTTTTGGCCTTAGAAGGTGCTAACCAACTTCTCAATACCCTGGATGCTGTTTATACCACTGTTCATTATCAGGAACTATTTGAAGGAGGTGCATTAGTAGAACAAGTTGATCAGTTCCTTGCTGATTATCAATTTCAACGGGTAGCAGAAGTCAGTCCCTACCATCCCGCTTGGGGAGAAGCCTTCTATGTCCGTCAAACCCTTGAAACTGAGGACGTAGTTAATCCGGTTAAACCTTTATCCCAAACCTCCCAACTTCTTCAGGAAACCCAAGAACAGCTAGAAACTTTACAGTCCCAGTACCAAGAGGTTTTGGTCACGTTGGAGCAGACTCAAGTTCAACTACAACAGAGTACAGAAAATTTAACTGAGTTACAATCCCAACGGGATCAAATGTTAGTCGAGTTAGAACAGTCTCAAACCGACCTGAAACAAACTCAAACTCAACTCCAACAATCTCAAACCGACCTCAAACAATCTCAATCTCAACAGGAACAATCTCAAACTGAACTCAAACAATCTCAGTCTCAACTCGAACAATCTCAGTCTCAACTCGAACAATCTCAGTCTCAACTCAAACAATCTCAGTCTCAACTCAAACAATCTCAGTCTCAACTCGAACAATTACAAACGGAACTCGAACAATTACAAACGGAACTCGAACAATTACAAACGGAACTCCAACAATCTCAAACTGACCTCAAACAATCTCAAACTCAACTCGAACAATTACAAACGGAACTCCAACAATCTCAAACTCAACTCCAACAATCTCAAACTCAACTCCAACAATCTCAAACTCAACTCGAACAATTACAAACGGAACTCCAACAATCTCAAACGGAACTTAA is a genomic window containing:
- a CDS encoding FkbM family methyltransferase, with translation MKLDFSNLCQQHSIAPRGIIFIGASDGKTLKRLNLPDTVKTLIIDANPSTVERLQTNFAESPNVQVVQAAIANHNDTVTLHLTSLESSSSILLWKRYSEIYPNIKETQQLTLPSRTLDSLLEELHLSPIDFNILILDIQGAELLALEGANQLLNTLDAVYTTVHYQELFEGGALVEQVDQFLADYQFQRVAEVSPYHPAWGEAFYVRQTLETEDVVNPVKPLSQTSQLLQETQEQLETLQSQYQEVLVTLEQTQVQLQQSTENLTELQSQRDQMLVELEQSQTDLKQTQTQLQQSQTDLKQSQSQQEQSQTELKQSQSQLEQSQSQLEQSQSQLKQSQSQLKQSQSQLEQLQTELEQLQTELEQLQTELQQSQTDLKQSQTQLEQLQTELQQSQTQLQQSQTQLQQSQTQLEQLQTELQQSQTELKQSQTQLEQLQTDLKQSQSQHQQLQTQLEQSQTELQQSQTQLEQTRKESDQSRSELHEVREELELTQFQLDEVQVELEQYVAQCHQQKEELTKLQTELEQTKTLLTQAQQKPELTVTKKSKSDNAAMVKLLAKVLAETLED